One window of Lemur catta isolate mLemCat1 chromosome 3, mLemCat1.pri, whole genome shotgun sequence genomic DNA carries:
- the LOC123635720 gene encoding LOW QUALITY PROTEIN: 60S ribosomal protein L3-like (The sequence of the model RefSeq protein was modified relative to this genomic sequence to represent the inferred CDS: substituted 1 base at 1 genomic stop codon) encodes MSNRKFSAPRHGSLGFLPRKRSSRHHGKVKSFPKDDPSKPVHLTAFLGYKAGMTRIMREVDRPGSKVNKKEVVEAVTIVETPPMVVVGMVGYVETPRGLRTFKTIFAEHVSDECKRRFYENWHKSKKKPFTKYCKKCQDDEDGKKQLEKDFSSMKKYCQVIRIIAHTQMRLLPLCQKKAHLMEIQVNGGTVAEKLDWARERLEQQAPVNQVFGQDEMIDVIGVTKGKGYKGVTSRWHTKKLPCKTHRGLCKVACIGAWHPAQVAFSVARAGQKGYHHCTEINKKIYKIGQGYLIKDGKLIKNNASTDYDLSDKSINPLGGFVHYGEVTNDFVMLKGCVVGTKKXVLTLRKSLLVQTKRQALEKIDLKFIDTTSKFGHGRFQTMEEKKAFMGPLKKDRIAKEEGA; translated from the coding sequence ATGTCTAATAGGAAGTTCTCAGCTCCCAGACATGGGTCTCTAGGCTTCTTGCCTCGAAAGCGCAGCAGCAGGCATCATGGGAAGGTGAAGAGCTTCCCCAAGGATGATCCGTCCAAGCCTGTCCACCTCACGGCCTTCCTGGGATACAAGGCTGGCATGACCCGCATTATGCGGGAAGTCGATAGGCCAGGATCAAAGGTGAACAAGAAGGAAGTTGTGGAGGCTGTGACCATTGTGGAGACGCCACCCATGGTGGTCGTAGGCATGGTGGGCTATGTGGAAACTCCTCGAGGCCTCCGGACTTTTAAGACTATCTTTGCTGAGCATGTCAGCGATGAGTGCAAAAGGCGCTTCTACGAGAACTGGCATAAATCTAAGAAGAAGCCCTTCACTAAGTACTGCAAGAAATGCCAGGATGATGAGGATGGCAAGAAGCAGCTGGAGAAGGACTTCAGCAGCATGAAGAAGTACTGCCAAGTCATTCGCATCATTGCCCACACCCAGATGCGCCTGCTTCCTCTATGCCAGAAGAAGGCCCACCTGATGGAGATCCAGGTGAACGGAGGCACCGTGGCCGAGAAACTGGATTGGGCCCGGGAGAGGCTGGAGCAGCAGGCCCCTGTGAACCAAGTGTTTGGGCAGGATGAGATGATTGACGTCATCGGGGTGACCAAGGGCAAAGGCTACAAAGGGGTTACCAGTCGTTGGCATACCAAGAAACTACCCTGCAAGACCCACCGAGGGCTGTGTAAGGTTGCCTGTATCGGGGCATGGCATCCTGCCCAAGTGGCTTTCTCTGTGGCACGGGCTGGGCAGAAAGGCTACCATCACTGCACAGAGATCAACAAGAAGATCTATAAGATCGGCCAGGGCTACCTTATCAAGGATGGCAAACTGATCAAGAACAATGCCTCTACCGATTACGACCTGTCTGACAAGAGCATCAACCCCCTGGGTGGTTTTGTTCACTATGGTGAAGTGACCAATGACTTTGTGATGCTGAAAGGTTGTGTGGTGGGAACCAAGAAGTGAGTGCTCACCCTCCGCAAGTCCTTGTTGGTGCAGACCAAACGCCAGGCTCTGGAGAAAATTGACCTTAAGTTCATCGACACCACCTCCAAGTTTGGCCACGGCCGCTTCCAGACTATGGAGGAGAAGAAGGCGTTCATGGGACCACTTAAGAAGGACCGAATTGCCAAGGAAGAAGGAGCTTAA